A genomic window from Vagococcus sp. CY52-2 includes:
- a CDS encoding YidC/Oxa1 family membrane protein insertase — protein sequence MFVLVFILTGCGTGEINQSSTGLWDRYIVYYFGQAIKALSFGHPGIGIILFTIIVRIILLPLMHYQTKSMRKTQELQPKLKELQEKYASKDSETVRKLQEEQQRLYSDAGVNPLSGCLPLVVQLPIMMALWQAISRIPALTEGTFLWLELGKPDPTYILPILAAIFTFISTRLTTMSQSNVQGAMKAMNYVMPLMILFMGVKLASGLSLYWVISNAFQVIQTLLINNPFKIRREQEAEEQRKKELEKALRKANAPKKRKK from the coding sequence ATGTTTGTTCTTGTCTTTATTTTGACAGGATGTGGTACAGGTGAAATCAATCAAAGTAGTACTGGTTTATGGGATCGATATATTGTTTATTATTTTGGTCAAGCGATAAAAGCGTTATCTTTTGGGCATCCTGGTATTGGGATTATTCTATTTACGATTATTGTTAGGATTATTTTATTACCTTTAATGCATTACCAGACAAAAAGCATGCGTAAAACGCAAGAATTACAACCAAAATTAAAAGAATTACAAGAAAAGTATGCTTCAAAAGATTCTGAAACGGTTAGAAAATTACAAGAAGAGCAGCAACGTTTATACAGCGATGCAGGAGTTAATCCGTTATCAGGCTGTTTACCATTAGTTGTACAACTTCCAATTATGATGGCGTTGTGGCAAGCAATTTCTCGTATTCCAGCATTAACGGAGGGAACATTTTTATGGTTAGAGTTAGGTAAACCTGATCCAACATATATCTTACCGATTCTAGCTGCTATCTTTACTTTTATTAGTACAAGATTAACAACAATGAGCCAATCAAATGTTCAAGGTGCGATGAAGGCGATGAATTATGTGATGCCTTTAATGATTTTATTTATGGGTGTTAAATTAGCTAGCGGTTTATCACTTTATTGGGTAATATCAAATGCATTCCAAGTAATTCAAACATTATTGATTAATAATCCATTTAAAATTAGACGTGAACAAGAAGCAGAAGAACAACGAAAAAAAGAATTAGAAAAAGCACTGCGTAAAGCAAATGCTCCAAAAAAACGAAAAAAATAA
- the rnpA gene encoding ribonuclease P protein component has translation MKKAYRIKKEKEFQQIIENKQSFANRNFIVYVYESPENVHFRVGLSVGKKVGNAVMRNRVKRLMRTSLYDMKEMVQSNYNIVLIARPQVINLSLDEVKKNIQHVFKLANLMK, from the coding sequence ATGAAAAAAGCGTATCGAATTAAAAAAGAAAAAGAGTTTCAACAAATTATTGAGAATAAGCAATCTTTTGCAAATAGAAATTTTATAGTGTATGTCTATGAGTCACCTGAAAACGTTCATTTCCGTGTAGGGTTATCTGTTGGCAAAAAAGTAGGAAATGCTGTTATGCGTAATCGGGTGAAACGATTAATGAGAACATCCTTGTATGATATGAAGGAGATGGTTCAATCGAATTACAATATTGTATTAATTGCAAGACCTCAAGTCATTAATTTATCTTTAGATGAAGTAAAGAAAAATATTCAGCATGTGTTTAAATTAGCTAATTTAATGAAATAA